Proteins encoded by one window of Bacillus sp. DTU_2020_1000418_1_SI_GHA_SEK_038:
- a CDS encoding nitronate monooxygenase → MNWNTRVTELLNIKYPIIQGGLAHLAYSELAAAVSNAGGLGQVTAMSLESPDALREEIRKVKKMTEQPFGVNFAIGQHGRPFSHYLDVAIEEEVPVISMTGGNPAPIFEQLKGVNVKKLVLVAAKRQAIKAEELGADAVMVVGQEGGGHLGRDDIGTFVLTPQVVDAVSIPVIASGGIGDGRGLMAALSLGAEGIEMGTRFIATEECIHASEVYKKRLVEGSENDTVVIKKTIGAPARVISNSWTEKILAIEEQNGGYEQLKDYISGKANKKYIYEGKEEEGFAWAGQVMGLIKDVPTVQELFNRMISEGESIRNKWTM, encoded by the coding sequence ATGAATTGGAATACAAGAGTAACTGAATTATTAAACATTAAATACCCAATCATCCAGGGAGGGCTTGCTCATCTTGCTTACTCAGAATTAGCAGCTGCTGTTTCGAATGCTGGAGGTCTAGGACAAGTAACGGCGATGTCATTAGAAAGTCCGGATGCTTTAAGAGAGGAAATACGTAAAGTTAAGAAAATGACAGAACAGCCTTTTGGAGTTAATTTTGCTATTGGACAGCATGGCAGGCCATTTTCACACTATTTAGATGTGGCCATTGAAGAAGAGGTTCCAGTTATATCAATGACTGGAGGAAACCCAGCACCAATTTTTGAGCAATTAAAAGGGGTAAATGTGAAAAAACTAGTTCTAGTTGCTGCAAAAAGGCAGGCAATAAAAGCTGAAGAACTTGGTGCTGATGCCGTAATGGTTGTCGGACAAGAGGGGGGAGGACATTTAGGCCGAGATGATATTGGGACCTTCGTATTAACCCCGCAAGTCGTAGATGCTGTTTCTATCCCTGTAATTGCATCAGGGGGGATTGGGGATGGCAGGGGGCTTATGGCAGCCCTTAGCCTTGGTGCGGAAGGCATCGAAATGGGGACTAGATTTATTGCGACAGAGGAGTGTATCCATGCATCAGAGGTCTATAAAAAAAGGCTTGTCGAAGGAAGTGAAAACGATACTGTAGTTATAAAAAAAACAATCGGGGCTCCAGCTAGAGTCATTTCAAATTCTTGGACAGAGAAAATTCTTGCTATTGAGGAGCAAAATGGCGGCTATGAGCAATTGAAAGACTACATTAGCGGGAAGGCTAATAAAAAGTATATATACGAAGGGAAGGAGGAAGAGGGATTTGCTTGGGCAGGGCAAGTAATGGGACTAATTAAAGATGTTCCAACTGTACAGGAACTATTTAATCGAATGATCTCGGAGGGAGAGAGTATTCGTAATAAATGGACAATGTAA
- a CDS encoding UPF0223 family protein, which translates to MEYQYPIDPDWTTDEIIDVIQYFQLVELSYGKGVNREKYLAAYRRFKEIVPGKAQERNICNEFEEVSGFSAYHTLKTVKEAEAGKEVKMKK; encoded by the coding sequence ATGGAATACCAATACCCAATTGACCCTGATTGGACAACAGATGAAATAATTGATGTCATACAATACTTTCAGCTTGTAGAGCTCAGCTATGGAAAAGGTGTAAATCGTGAAAAATACTTAGCTGCCTATAGAAGATTTAAAGAAATTGTTCCAGGTAAAGCACAAGAAAGAAATATTTGTAATGAGTTTGAAGAGGTAAGCGGCTTTTCAGCATATCATACATTAAAGACTGTGAAAGAGGCAGAAGCAGGTAAAGAAGTTAAAATGAAGAAGTGA
- a CDS encoding DUF1054 domain-containing protein produces the protein MSFSGFTNTDFDVFKIEGLEERMEALITSIRPKLEELGKYFAPMLTIETGDEIYPHVAKHARRTVNPPKDTWVAYASNPRGYKMLPHFQIGLWETHVFIWFALIYEAPNKDDFGKKLEMNLNKIYKHIPNHFVWSTDHTKPMANVHGELAKEDLQSMFIRLQKVKKAEILCGVHIPSKEAIEMDPQAFLEHAESVFKTLLPLYKMF, from the coding sequence ATGTCATTTTCAGGATTTACGAATACAGATTTTGATGTTTTTAAGATCGAAGGACTAGAGGAGCGAATGGAAGCCTTAATTACTAGTATCCGCCCAAAACTTGAGGAATTAGGTAAATATTTTGCTCCAATGCTCACCATTGAGACAGGTGATGAAATTTATCCCCATGTAGCCAAACATGCACGCCGGACAGTAAATCCTCCGAAGGACACCTGGGTTGCTTATGCGAGTAATCCGAGGGGCTATAAAATGCTGCCGCATTTTCAAATTGGACTGTGGGAAACACATGTTTTCATCTGGTTTGCCCTTATATATGAAGCTCCTAATAAAGATGACTTCGGTAAAAAATTAGAAATGAACTTAAATAAAATCTATAAACATATTCCTAATCACTTTGTTTGGTCAACTGATCACACTAAACCAATGGCGAATGTACATGGAGAATTGGCTAAAGAAGATTTGCAGTCCATGTTTATTCGTTTACAAAAAGTGAAAAAAGCAGAGATTTTATGCGGTGTACATATTCCTAGCAAAGAAGCAATTGAAATGGATCCTCAAGCTTTTCTTGAACATGCAGAATCTGTGTTTAAAACATTATTACCCTTGTATAAAATGTTTTAA
- a CDS encoding inositol monophosphatase family protein produces the protein MNWTEIKNCAMEWTKEAGENIKASFSKNLVIQTKTNANDLVTDIDKSTEQFFIKKIKEGFPTHKILGEEGLGDKINNLDGVVWIIDPIDGTMNFIHQQRNFAISIGIYEDGIGKIGLIYDVVHDELYHAIKGSGVFLNDLALPPLEPVSISEAIIGINATWVTENKRVDPALLSPIVKEARGTRSYGSAALEMAYIASGRIDAYITLRLAPWDIAAGIILVEELGGIATTLKGEALSLLENNTVFISKPGLHQEIMSKYLNNGNW, from the coding sequence ATGAATTGGACAGAAATTAAGAATTGTGCAATGGAATGGACTAAAGAAGCCGGTGAAAATATCAAAGCGTCTTTTAGTAAAAACCTAGTCATTCAAACAAAAACGAATGCAAATGATTTAGTAACAGATATTGATAAAAGTACAGAACAATTCTTTATTAAGAAAATAAAGGAAGGTTTCCCCACACATAAAATTCTAGGCGAAGAAGGTCTTGGTGACAAAATAAATAATTTAGACGGAGTAGTTTGGATTATTGACCCAATAGATGGGACAATGAATTTTATCCATCAGCAAAGGAATTTTGCAATTTCCATTGGAATATATGAGGACGGTATAGGTAAGATTGGCCTCATTTATGATGTTGTTCATGATGAGCTTTACCATGCTATAAAAGGGAGCGGGGTTTTTCTAAATGATTTAGCATTGCCTCCGCTTGAGCCAGTGTCTATTTCGGAAGCCATAATTGGAATAAATGCGACTTGGGTTACTGAAAATAAACGGGTTGATCCGGCTCTGTTATCACCAATAGTTAAGGAGGCCCGAGGAACTCGCTCCTACGGCTCTGCTGCTTTGGAAATGGCGTATATTGCTTCAGGCAGGATAGATGCCTATATTACATTGCGTCTTGCACCATGGGATATAGCAGCTGGTATTATTTTGGTCGAAGAGCTAGGAGGGATTGCAACGACATTAAAGGGCGAAGCTTTAAGCCTCCTTGAGAATAATACTGTGTTTATTTCGAAGCCAGGTCTTCATCAGGAAATTATGTCGAAGTATTTAAATAATGGTAATTGGTGA
- a CDS encoding YlaF family protein, translated as MKQIKWPLLAFAIAAALCMMGIGVAIAEKSVVGILGAILLLIFTMGFGFKTKKKMRENGLL; from the coding sequence ATGAAACAAATCAAATGGCCATTATTAGCTTTTGCGATTGCGGCCGCACTATGCATGATGGGAATTGGAGTTGCAATTGCTGAAAAAAGTGTTGTAGGGATTTTGGGAGCAATCTTATTATTAATTTTCACAATGGGTTTTGGATTTAAAACAAAGAAAAAAATGAGAGAAAACGGACTTTTATAA
- the typA gene encoding translational GTPase TypA codes for MKLREDIRNIAIIAHVDHGKTTMVDQLLKQAGTFRSNEHVEERAMDSGDIERERGITILAKNTAIQYKDTKINILDTPGHADFGGEVERIMKMVDGVLLIVDAYEGCMPQTRFVLKKALEQNLTPIVVVNKIDRDFARPEEVIDEVLDLFIELEATEDQLEFPIIYASGINGTASTDPSKQDENMQALYDAIVNHIPAPVDNREEPLQFQVALLDYNDYVGRIGIGRVFRGTIKVGQQVALMKLDGSIKQFRVTKIFGFFGLKRQEIDEACAGDLIALSGMEDINVGETVCPVEHQEALPVLRIDEPTLQMTFLVNNSPFAGREGKYLTARKVEERLRSQLQTDVSLRVDNTDSPDAWIVSGRGELHLSILIENMRREGFELQVSKPEVIVREIDGVRCEPVERVQIDVPEEHTGSIMESIGARKGEMIDMINNGNGQVRLIFNVPARGLIGYTTEFLTLTRGYGIINHTFDSYQPMAQGQVGGRRQGVLVSMESGKSSTYGIMQVEDRGTIFVEPGTEIYEGMIVGEHNRESDLTVNITKVKQATNVRSATKDQTTTMKKPRIMTLEEALEYLNEDEYCEVTPESIRLRKKILDKNERERMAKKKKYAEMS; via the coding sequence TTGAAACTTAGAGAAGACATTCGAAATATTGCTATCATCGCTCACGTTGACCATGGCAAAACAACAATGGTTGACCAGCTGCTTAAACAGGCTGGTACTTTTAGATCTAATGAGCATGTTGAAGAACGTGCAATGGATTCAGGTGACATTGAAAGAGAACGCGGAATTACTATTTTAGCAAAAAATACCGCGATTCAGTATAAAGATACAAAAATTAACATTCTTGATACACCAGGACACGCTGATTTTGGCGGTGAGGTAGAGCGTATCATGAAAATGGTTGATGGTGTTCTGCTTATCGTTGATGCTTATGAAGGCTGCATGCCGCAAACACGCTTTGTTCTTAAAAAAGCATTAGAGCAAAATTTAACACCGATTGTTGTAGTCAATAAAATTGACCGTGATTTTGCCCGTCCAGAGGAAGTAATTGATGAGGTATTGGATTTATTTATTGAGCTGGAAGCAACAGAAGATCAGCTTGAATTTCCGATTATTTACGCATCGGGTATAAATGGAACAGCAAGTACAGATCCATCGAAACAAGATGAAAACATGCAGGCGCTATATGATGCAATTGTTAATCATATTCCTGCACCAGTAGACAACCGTGAAGAACCGTTGCAATTTCAAGTAGCTTTACTTGATTATAATGATTATGTAGGTAGAATTGGTATTGGACGAGTATTCCGTGGAACAATTAAAGTTGGCCAACAAGTGGCCTTAATGAAACTGGACGGTTCTATAAAGCAATTTCGAGTAACGAAAATCTTTGGATTCTTCGGACTGAAACGTCAGGAAATTGATGAGGCTTGTGCCGGAGATTTAATTGCCCTTTCAGGTATGGAAGATATTAATGTCGGTGAAACAGTATGCCCTGTTGAACACCAAGAGGCTTTACCTGTTCTTCGTATCGATGAACCAACATTGCAAATGACGTTTCTTGTGAATAACAGTCCATTTGCCGGTAGAGAAGGAAAATATCTTACTGCTAGAAAAGTGGAAGAAAGACTACGTTCACAACTGCAGACGGATGTAAGTCTCCGTGTTGATAATACAGATTCACCAGATGCTTGGATTGTATCCGGACGTGGAGAATTGCATCTTTCGATTTTGATTGAAAATATGCGCCGTGAAGGATTTGAACTACAAGTGTCTAAGCCCGAGGTCATTGTAAGGGAAATTGATGGAGTCCGCTGTGAGCCTGTTGAACGTGTGCAAATAGATGTACCTGAAGAGCATACAGGGTCCATTATGGAATCCATTGGAGCTAGAAAAGGCGAAATGATCGATATGATTAATAATGGAAATGGTCAAGTGCGCTTAATCTTTAATGTGCCTGCCCGTGGACTAATTGGCTATACTACTGAATTCCTAACTTTGACACGCGGTTATGGAATTATTAATCATACTTTTGATAGCTATCAGCCAATGGCACAAGGTCAGGTTGGAGGCAGACGCCAAGGTGTTCTAGTCTCTATGGAAAGCGGAAAATCTTCAACTTATGGCATTATGCAGGTAGAAGATCGTGGAACGATATTTGTCGAGCCAGGTACTGAAATTTATGAAGGTATGATTGTTGGGGAGCATAATCGCGAAAGTGACCTCACAGTTAATATTACGAAAGTTAAACAAGCTACAAACGTCCGTTCTGCAACGAAAGATCAAACGACAACGATGAAGAAGCCGCGTATAATGACGCTTGAAGAAGCTTTAGAATATTTGAATGAAGATGAATATTGTGAAGTTACACCAGAATCAATTCGTTTACGTAAAAAAATCCTTGATAAAAATGAACGTGAAAGAATGGCTAAAAAGAAAAAATATGCTGAAATGAGCTAA
- a CDS encoding YlaH-like family protein, with the protein MVDINERLSFFAALFKVQENSSLGMWMLYLTIILLCIIVFKLGFAKKLPLAKSAIIYLFLILGCTVLTFFAVFLPITEGLVVAALILIIYKIRLHQSKKQEGKQM; encoded by the coding sequence ATGGTTGATATAAATGAACGGCTGTCTTTTTTCGCTGCTTTATTTAAAGTGCAAGAAAATTCAAGCTTAGGAATGTGGATGTTATATTTGACCATTATATTGCTCTGTATTATTGTATTTAAATTAGGTTTTGCGAAAAAATTGCCGTTAGCAAAATCGGCTATTATCTATCTCTTTCTTATTCTAGGGTGTACAGTTCTAACCTTTTTTGCAGTGTTTCTTCCAATAACTGAAGGATTAGTTGTTGCAGCATTAATCTTAATCATCTACAAAATCCGTCTTCATCAGTCAAAAAAGCAAGAAGGAAAACAGATGTAG
- a CDS encoding YlaI family protein produces the protein MRVKCVLCDKIESIEDQSFQAKRLRNRPIHTYMCKDCEARITANTQKRMETGNFKLYQSKVKEEEW, from the coding sequence ATGAGAGTCAAATGTGTTTTATGTGATAAAATTGAATCCATTGAAGATCAATCTTTTCAAGCAAAAAGACTTAGAAACAGGCCGATACATACTTATATGTGCAAGGATTGCGAAGCTAGAATAACAGCAAATACACAAAAAAGAATGGAAACCGGCAACTTTAAATTATACCAAAGCAAAGTGAAAGAAGAAGAATGGTAA
- a CDS encoding pyridoxamine 5'-phosphate oxidase family protein, with product MANQVEPKLIKPLFDALQQERFVTLATIDYETGGPNVSAISWVLAKDEGAILFAVDNRSRIVQNIKENKKAVLNLIANESTYSITGDVTVKEEKLDGVPLKLALLELSIHEVRDVMFYGSKIVSEPQYDKTYDKDAAARLDKQVMDAMKKA from the coding sequence ATGGCAAATCAAGTAGAACCTAAATTAATTAAACCACTTTTTGATGCTCTTCAGCAAGAAAGGTTTGTCACGTTAGCGACAATTGATTACGAAACGGGCGGACCAAATGTTAGCGCCATTTCATGGGTACTGGCTAAAGATGAAGGGGCCATTCTTTTTGCGGTTGATAATCGTTCAAGAATTGTTCAAAACATTAAAGAGAACAAAAAGGCAGTATTAAATTTAATAGCAAATGAATCTACATATTCCATAACAGGAGATGTTACTGTTAAGGAGGAAAAGCTTGATGGCGTTCCATTAAAGCTTGCTCTTTTAGAGCTGTCTATTCATGAAGTGAGAGATGTCATGTTCTACGGTTCAAAGATTGTTTCTGAGCCTCAATATGACAAAACATATGATAAAGATGCAGCTGCACGCCTAGATAAACAGGTAATGGATGCAATGAAAAAGGCCTAG
- a CDS encoding YhcN/YlaJ family sporulation lipoprotein, with amino-acid sequence MKKQLFIGLAVVLIAGCGINNNQSQENQNQNLVNVKNSTIQEVDRTTGQQISQRLVNLATSIPNVNDATAVVLGRYAIVGIDVNKNLERSEVGAIKYSVAESLKNDPDGARAIIIADPDITARLREISEDIQVGKPIQGIMNELADITGRLMPEIPADIIDPNPKDGPEDQKKNLNNPEKQKLEKQQEEQSNHYKDKHD; translated from the coding sequence TTGAAAAAGCAGCTATTTATCGGACTTGCTGTCGTGCTGATAGCGGGATGCGGGATCAACAATAATCAAAGCCAAGAAAATCAAAATCAAAATTTAGTAAATGTCAAAAACAGTACGATACAAGAGGTTGATCGAACAACCGGGCAGCAAATCTCCCAGCGGCTCGTAAATCTCGCCACGAGCATTCCTAATGTAAACGATGCAACTGCGGTTGTTTTGGGCCGATATGCAATAGTTGGAATTGATGTTAACAAAAACCTGGAGAGATCTGAGGTAGGTGCCATTAAATATTCAGTAGCAGAGAGCTTAAAAAACGATCCTGATGGAGCTAGGGCCATTATCATTGCTGACCCTGATATAACTGCACGTTTAAGAGAAATTTCAGAAGATATTCAAGTTGGGAAGCCTATTCAGGGAATTATGAATGAGTTAGCAGATATTACCGGCCGATTAATGCCAGAAATTCCTGCAGATATTATTGATCCAAATCCAAAAGATGGTCCAGAAGATCAGAAAAAGAATTTAAATAATCCAGAAAAACAAAAACTTGAAAAGCAACAGGAAGAGCAGTCTAATCATTATAAAGATAAGCATGATTAA
- a CDS encoding PhoH family protein translates to MSKIYVLDTNVLLQDPHSIFSFEENEVVIPAVVLEEVDSKKRYMDEIGRNARHVSRLIDSFRGTGKLHERIPLENGGSLRIELNHRSFQQLQDIFIEKTNDNRILAVAKNLSLEEEAKEDGKTVIIVSKDALVRVKADAIGLISEDYLSDRVIENDHVYTGFLEVYIAKDTLNRFYEKGELHISEVVTFPVFPNQFLVMKDALGSSSSALGIVDKTRKKIKKLIFDYDHIWGIKPRNVQQTIAMELLLRKDLPLVTLTGKAGTGKTLIALASGLMQTEDYGYYKKLLVARPIVPVGKDLGFLPGEKEEKLRPWMQPIFDNLEYLFNVKKPGELDAILAGMGSIEVEALTYIRGRSIPDQYIIIDEAQNLTKHEVKTILTRVGEGSKIVLMGDPEQIDHPYLDAYNNGLTYVVERFKDQTIAGHVKLIKGERSGLAQLAADLL, encoded by the coding sequence TTGAGTAAAATATACGTGTTAGATACAAATGTCTTGTTACAAGATCCGCATTCGATTTTTTCCTTTGAAGAAAATGAAGTGGTTATTCCAGCCGTGGTACTAGAGGAAGTTGATTCGAAGAAAAGATACATGGACGAGATTGGCAGGAATGCAAGACACGTATCAAGGCTGATTGACAGCTTTAGAGGTACAGGAAAACTTCATGAACGAATTCCTCTTGAAAATGGCGGAAGCTTGCGAATTGAATTAAACCATCGTTCATTTCAACAGTTACAGGATATTTTTATTGAAAAGACGAATGATAACCGAATATTGGCTGTTGCAAAAAATTTATCTTTAGAGGAAGAAGCAAAGGAAGATGGAAAAACAGTCATAATCGTAAGTAAGGATGCACTCGTAAGGGTTAAAGCAGATGCAATCGGTCTAATTAGTGAAGATTACCTTAGTGATCGGGTTATTGAGAATGATCACGTATATACTGGATTTTTGGAAGTATATATCGCGAAGGATACGTTGAACCGTTTTTATGAGAAGGGTGAACTTCACATTTCAGAGGTGGTCACTTTTCCAGTATTCCCTAACCAATTTCTTGTAATGAAAGATGCATTAGGATCATCTTCGTCAGCCTTAGGAATTGTTGATAAAACGAGAAAAAAAATTAAGAAACTTATATTTGATTATGACCATATATGGGGAATTAAACCGAGAAATGTTCAGCAAACGATTGCCATGGAGCTTCTTTTAAGAAAGGATTTACCCCTGGTTACCTTAACAGGGAAGGCAGGAACGGGAAAAACACTTATTGCCCTTGCCTCTGGACTTATGCAGACTGAAGATTATGGATATTATAAAAAGCTGCTTGTAGCCCGCCCGATTGTACCAGTTGGAAAGGATCTAGGCTTTCTTCCTGGTGAAAAAGAGGAAAAGCTTAGGCCGTGGATGCAGCCGATTTTTGATAACCTGGAATATTTATTTAATGTTAAAAAGCCTGGGGAATTGGATGCGATTTTGGCAGGGATGGGCTCTATTGAAGTTGAGGCATTAACTTATATTAGGGGGAGAAGCATTCCAGATCAATACATCATCATTGACGAAGCACAAAACTTGACGAAACACGAGGTCAAAACGATTCTTACACGCGTAGGAGAGGGAAGTAAAATAGTGTTAATGGGAGATCCTGAACAAATTGATCACCCATATTTGGATGCTTATAATAATGGATTAACATACGTGGTAGAGAGGTTCAAGGACCAAACAATCGCGGGTCATGTTAAGCTGATTAAAGGAGAAAGATCTGGACTTGCACAATTAGCAGCTGATTTATTATAG
- a CDS encoding peptidyl-prolyl cis-trans isomerase — MENIISLSGNVKYSITLDPGVWIFDDRRVDLLSFFDTDKEIHDALEEYTKSISKHWDREIMEGAIYPPTLKTEKKFEKEKVLNGTFGIPLKPFIQNAEPERDAATLIIVSEEEGEISMPLHEGMELVLGFSINGKPLKEDGPVYVYYGDGRNKDNPIKKVKALKIR; from the coding sequence ATGGAAAATATTATTTCGTTAAGCGGGAATGTTAAATATTCGATTACACTTGATCCTGGGGTTTGGATATTTGATGATCGGCGAGTTGATTTGCTGTCTTTTTTTGACACGGATAAAGAAATTCATGACGCTCTTGAAGAATACACAAAATCAATCTCCAAGCATTGGGATAGAGAAATTATGGAAGGCGCGATTTATCCTCCGACTTTAAAAACTGAGAAGAAATTTGAAAAGGAAAAAGTATTGAATGGAACTTTTGGCATCCCTTTAAAACCATTTATCCAAAATGCAGAACCTGAAAGAGATGCGGCCACACTCATTATTGTAAGTGAAGAAGAAGGAGAGATAAGTATGCCCCTTCATGAGGGCATGGAGCTAGTTCTTGGCTTTTCCATTAATGGCAAGCCTTTAAAAGAGGATGGTCCGGTTTATGTTTATTATGGAGATGGAAGAAATAAAGATAACCCAATAAAAAAAGTTAAGGCTTTGAAGATCAGGTAA
- the glsA gene encoding glutaminase A, with translation MACRTNEDLQRIINKVLSLTEEGKVADYIPALAKANKNDLSVAIFKRNNECLYAGTYTKRFTLQSISKVLVLALALQDRGVDYVFERVGMEPTGDPFNSISKLETSIPSKPLNPMINAGALAVTNMIKGENEAERWERILRFVQCLGNKKDLTYDEEVAASELDTAWLNRSLCYFMKQHKVIEGDIEDLMMLYTKQCAIEMNCFELSRIGAVFALNGLDPETGERLLPLEIARICKTFMVTCGMYNASGEFAIKVGIPAKSGVSGGILAVVPEKYGIGIFGPSLDEKGNSIAGIKLLEELAVQYDFSIF, from the coding sequence TTGGCATGCCGAACAAATGAAGACTTACAAAGAATTATAAATAAAGTTTTGTCATTAACAGAGGAAGGAAAGGTAGCGGATTATATTCCAGCGCTCGCCAAGGCAAATAAGAATGATTTATCAGTTGCCATCTTTAAAAGGAATAATGAATGTCTCTATGCTGGTACTTACACGAAACGATTTACGTTGCAGAGCATCTCTAAGGTCCTTGTATTGGCACTTGCCTTACAAGACAGAGGTGTTGATTATGTGTTTGAAAGAGTCGGAATGGAGCCGACTGGGGATCCTTTTAATTCTATTTCAAAGCTTGAAACCTCTATTCCATCAAAGCCATTAAATCCGATGATCAATGCTGGTGCTCTTGCTGTTACAAATATGATAAAAGGGGAAAATGAAGCTGAAAGATGGGAGAGAATCCTTCGTTTTGTCCAATGTTTAGGGAACAAGAAGGATCTTACATATGACGAGGAAGTGGCGGCATCTGAGCTGGACACCGCATGGCTCAATCGATCACTATGCTATTTTATGAAGCAGCATAAAGTGATTGAAGGAGATATTGAAGATTTAATGATGCTCTATACTAAACAATGTGCCATCGAAATGAATTGTTTTGAATTATCTAGGATAGGAGCGGTTTTTGCCTTAAATGGACTTGACCCTGAAACAGGTGAAAGGCTTTTGCCTTTAGAAATTGCAAGGATTTGCAAAACCTTTATGGTCACTTGCGGAATGTATAATGCTTCAGGCGAATTCGCTATAAAAGTAGGAATTCCAGCGAAGAGTGGAGTTTCCGGAGGCATTCTTGCTGTCGTTCCTGAGAAATACGGGATAGGTATATTCGGTCCTTCATTAGATGAAAAAGGAAACAGCATTGCAGGCATTAAGCTGTTAGAGGAACTCGCCGTGCAATATGATTTTAGTATATTTTAA
- a CDS encoding YlaN family protein, translating to MASEMIIDHKERANALLKADAAKILKLIKVQMDNLTMPQCPLYEEVLDTQMFGLSREIDFAVRLGLIEQKDGKAILAELEKELSILHDASVRK from the coding sequence TTGGCTTCAGAAATGATTATAGACCATAAGGAAAGAGCAAATGCCCTATTAAAGGCTGACGCTGCTAAAATATTGAAATTAATTAAAGTGCAGATGGACAATCTTACCATGCCGCAATGCCCTCTATATGAAGAGGTGCTTGATACACAAATGTTTGGGTTGTCACGGGAAATAGATTTTGCGGTCCGTCTTGGCCTAATTGAACAGAAGGACGGAAAGGCAATTCTGGCTGAATTAGAAAAGGAACTTTCTATTCTGCATGATGCTTCAGTAAGGAAATAA